From Butyricimonas paravirosa, one genomic window encodes:
- a CDS encoding TonB-dependent receptor domain-containing protein, with the protein MGKLVAILFIFISISLDAQTVIVGKVIAHSGEPVSGVHIYCIESEKGTTTDTLGLFRLECPIPCTLEFSHVNYKKETYKLNKSDAPFVITLRNKQNNLKEVVVTALPASGRILSSIKGIERIPAILGEQDVLKYLATMPGIVTTNALNSGIYVRGGNSNENGFLINNMPIAYPDHLTGILSTFDPYILNNSTLFKSGFPARYNSFLSSYINMRPEPGNKHEHEGELTLGLVSSALKARGPIIKNHTSFAASARTSYLQHISRLYNRSMDDKTNPNYMPEYSFSDITATIDSRLSDKWRMTAFGLFSLDHMKMKISEHVQYIFDWHTFSGNVNVSYTPNANEQWDFQFGGKNTYSEGDAFGSVPMGGGNRNYALLGQATYSRRLSDKLNLNSGAKFEYSRFETANKSDDSQNLLIKSSDKDFNLYELYLDINYQLNQNFSLNVGGNYQFYAGETREHSFSPRAKISYTVNKFTLWADYAKTVQYLSLYPYFTVKTPIDIWYPLAKGTQPATCHQYSIGINQEVGQLLSFYAGIFYKDMRNVKDFASDIQTEYSALSNRQIQGKGHAKGLEFDLTLNHHALYMRANYTLSESKRKFAEINNGKAFNPPYDVKHNVVINFSYQISPRFLLNTLWTFSSGVYTTFPKGMVIAQNITEFNDDRPILIPVYTDRYNYKLPNNHRLDASLDYKFGGKNLLFKLSVGAYNVYNQSNPSFVYFQAESADNLTKIIPKSKVMLPFIPYVSLRINW; encoded by the coding sequence ATGGGTAAATTGGTTGCAATCTTATTTATATTCATCTCCATATCACTTGACGCCCAAACGGTCATCGTAGGGAAAGTTATAGCCCACTCTGGCGAACCGGTCAGCGGGGTACACATATACTGCATCGAAAGCGAAAAAGGCACCACTACCGACACCTTGGGTCTCTTCCGGTTAGAATGTCCCATCCCTTGCACGCTGGAATTTTCACACGTCAACTATAAAAAAGAAACTTACAAACTCAACAAAAGCGACGCACCCTTCGTCATTACCTTGCGTAACAAACAGAACAACCTGAAAGAAGTCGTCGTCACGGCCCTCCCGGCTAGCGGGCGAATCCTCTCCTCCATCAAGGGGATCGAACGGATTCCGGCCATTCTCGGCGAACAGGATGTACTGAAATACCTCGCCACCATGCCCGGCATCGTGACGACAAACGCGCTCAATTCCGGCATCTACGTCCGAGGTGGAAACAGCAACGAAAACGGATTTCTCATCAACAATATGCCCATCGCCTACCCGGACCACCTCACGGGAATCCTGTCCACGTTCGACCCCTACATACTGAACAACTCCACCCTTTTCAAAAGCGGCTTCCCCGCCCGGTACAACAGTTTTTTATCCTCCTACATCAATATGCGCCCCGAACCGGGAAACAAGCACGAACACGAGGGAGAGCTGACTCTCGGACTTGTCTCTTCCGCCCTGAAAGCCAGAGGCCCGATCATCAAAAATCATACGTCCTTTGCCGCCTCTGCCCGGACCTCTTATTTACAACATATCTCCCGGTTATACAACCGGTCCATGGACGACAAGACGAATCCTAACTATATGCCGGAGTACTCCTTCAGTGATATTACCGCGACCATTGATTCACGTCTTTCCGACAAATGGAGAATGACCGCCTTCGGACTGTTCTCCCTCGACCACATGAAAATGAAGATCAGCGAACACGTGCAATACATTTTCGACTGGCACACCTTTTCCGGCAACGTGAATGTCTCCTACACGCCCAATGCCAACGAGCAATGGGATTTCCAGTTCGGCGGGAAAAACACGTACAGCGAGGGTGACGCCTTCGGCAGTGTTCCCATGGGAGGCGGAAATCGCAACTACGCCCTTCTCGGGCAAGCAACCTATTCCCGCAGACTCTCGGATAAATTAAACCTAAACAGCGGGGCAAAATTTGAATACTCCCGGTTCGAAACAGCCAACAAAAGCGACGACAGCCAAAATCTTCTAATAAAAAGTTCGGACAAAGACTTCAATCTATATGAATTATACCTGGATATAAACTACCAATTAAATCAAAACTTCTCCTTAAACGTGGGAGGAAATTATCAATTTTACGCGGGAGAAACCCGGGAACATTCCTTTTCGCCCCGGGCAAAAATCAGTTACACGGTCAACAAATTCACCCTCTGGGCCGATTACGCCAAGACGGTTCAATATTTAAGCCTCTACCCCTATTTCACGGTTAAAACCCCGATCGACATTTGGTATCCCCTTGCAAAAGGAACCCAGCCCGCAACCTGTCACCAGTATTCCATCGGGATTAATCAAGAGGTCGGACAACTATTATCCTTCTACGCGGGCATTTTTTACAAGGACATGCGTAACGTGAAAGATTTTGCCTCGGACATTCAAACCGAATATTCCGCCCTAAGCAATCGCCAAATTCAAGGAAAAGGCCATGCCAAAGGTCTCGAATTTGACCTCACGCTCAACCATCACGCACTCTACATGCGGGCCAACTACACGCTCTCCGAATCCAAGCGCAAATTTGCGGAAATCAATAACGGGAAAGCCTTTAATCCCCCGTACGACGTGAAACACAATGTTGTGATCAACTTTTCCTACCAGATTTCGCCCCGCTTCCTGTTGAACACCCTTTGGACCTTCTCGTCCGGGGTTTACACGACCTTCCCCAAGGGGATGGTCATCGCCCAGAACATCACGGAATTCAATGATGACAGACCCATTCTTATCCCCGTGTACACGGATCGCTATAACTACAAATTACCCAACAATCACCGGCTGGATGCCAGCCTCGACTATAAATTCGGCGGCAAAAACCTCTTGTTCAAACTCAGCGTCGGAGCCTACAACGTCTATAATCAATCGAACCCTTCGTTCGTTTATTTTCAAGCAGAAAGCGCGGACAACCTGACCAAGATTATCCCGAAATCCAAGGTCATGCTCCCCTTTATCCCGTATGTTTCACTTCGAATAAACTGGTAA
- a CDS encoding DUF4249 family protein translates to MKNGILTLLFLSLLSCMPEEELPMKDMGEISGYFIECYCKPGEFYTLNAAKVSPIHEIIDLGDPVNLDVSIKADSIIKLIPTFSPSFLGNFRHDTKFNQFGIDSLYLSIYTPEREHITAKTAIPDPIAISSYSVSKVTNSVTISFPISSNPMQNYYIYSVQARKEGAGDDNLLKKETSYLDLSHHTGGVTIERTIKCQEIAEAEAVVILLLRITEECYNYQVSLYEANSANQGSITSPVPLIGNIQGALGIFTCYTEDYKFVSRENFQ, encoded by the coding sequence ATGAAAAATGGAATTTTAACCCTCCTGTTTCTCTCGCTCCTCTCCTGCATGCCGGAAGAGGAACTTCCCATGAAAGACATGGGTGAGATCTCCGGTTATTTCATCGAATGCTACTGCAAACCGGGTGAATTTTACACGTTGAATGCGGCCAAAGTCTCCCCGATCCACGAGATCATCGACCTGGGCGACCCGGTCAATCTGGATGTTTCCATAAAGGCTGACTCCATCATCAAACTTATCCCCACATTCAGCCCCTCATTCCTCGGAAATTTCAGGCACGACACCAAGTTCAATCAATTCGGGATCGACTCGCTTTACCTGAGCATCTACACACCTGAAAGAGAACACATCACGGCTAAAACCGCCATACCGGACCCCATCGCCATCTCTTCCTATTCCGTTTCCAAGGTGACGAACTCCGTCACGATCAGCTTCCCAATCTCATCCAATCCCATGCAGAATTACTATATATATAGCGTGCAGGCAAGAAAAGAAGGAGCCGGGGACGACAACCTGTTGAAAAAAGAAACCAGTTATCTTGACTTATCCCACCATACCGGGGGTGTCACGATTGAACGCACCATCAAATGCCAAGAAATCGCAGAAGCAGAAGCCGTCGTCATTCTTCTTTTACGTATCACCGAAGAGTGTTACAACTATCAAGTTTCTCTCTACGAGGCTAACAGCGCCAACCAAGGCAGCATCACCTCTCCCGTCCCGCTTATCGGGAACATACAGGGTGCGCTAGGGATATTCACCTGTTACACGGAAGATTACAAATTCGTATCCCGCGAAAATTTTCAATAA
- the rplM gene encoding 50S ribosomal protein L13: MDQISYKTTYVNKATAQKEWVLIDAENQVVGRLAAKVAKLLRGKYKPSYTPHVDCGDNVIIINVEKVIFTGNKLTDKQYRRHTQYPGGQRISTPAEEMKRFPERILEHAVRGMLPKNRLGRAVFKNMHLFVGPEHNHESQQPKVIDINALK; the protein is encoded by the coding sequence GTGGATCAGATTAGTTACAAAACAACTTATGTCAACAAAGCCACTGCACAGAAAGAATGGGTTTTGATTGACGCAGAGAATCAAGTTGTGGGACGTCTTGCCGCTAAAGTTGCGAAACTATTGAGAGGCAAGTACAAACCCAGTTACACTCCCCACGTGGATTGTGGAGACAATGTAATCATTATCAACGTAGAAAAAGTTATCTTCACAGGTAACAAATTAACAGACAAACAGTATCGTAGACACACCCAGTACCCCGGTGGTCAACGGATTTCTACCCCGGCAGAAGAAATGAAAAGATTCCCGGAAAGAATTCTGGAACATGCTGTTAGAGGTATGCTTCCTAAAAATCGCCTTGGAAGAGCTGTATTCAAGAACATGCACCTGTTCGTAGGACCGGAGCATAACCACGAATCACAACAGCCTAAAGTAATTGATATAAACGCACTTAAATAA
- the rpsI gene encoding 30S ribosomal protein S9 yields the protein MEVVNAVGRRKTAVARVYLNEGKGNITINKKSLEEYFTLPTLQYIVKQPLELLGVLGQYDIKVNLVGGGFNGQAEALRLGIARALVKVNAEDKSKLRAAGFMTRDPREVERKKPGRPGARKRFQFSKR from the coding sequence ATGGAAGTAGTAAATGCAGTAGGTAGAAGAAAAACAGCGGTAGCCCGCGTTTATCTTAACGAAGGAAAAGGCAATATTACGATCAACAAGAAAAGCCTGGAAGAATATTTCACATTGCCTACCCTCCAATATATTGTAAAACAACCGCTTGAATTATTAGGTGTGTTGGGACAATATGACATCAAGGTAAACCTTGTAGGTGGAGGTTTCAACGGACAAGCTGAAGCTTTACGTTTGGGAATTGCCAGAGCATTGGTGAAAGTAAACGCAGAGGATAAATCAAAACTAAGAGCAGCAGGATTCATGACCAGAGATCCGCGTGAAGTGGAACGTAAGAAACCGGGACGTCCTGGCGCTCGTAAGAGATTCCAATTCTCTAAACGTTAA
- the rpsB gene encoding 30S ribosomal protein S2: MSNTNFDELLNAGCHFGHLTRKWNPKMAPYIFMERNDIHIIDLNKTAIMLDKASAALKQIAKSGRRILFVATKKQAKDIVAEKISNINMPFVTERWPGGMLTNFPTIRKAVKKMTTIDKMEKDGTFSHLSKREKLQISRQRAKLEKNLGSIADLTRLPAALFVVDVMKEYIAVKEANTLGIPVFAIVDTNSNPEGIDFVIPANDDASTSISLIIDKVAGAIKEGLTERKAEREKEGDKKGAEKVEAQDEVAEVSETASEE; the protein is encoded by the coding sequence ATGTCAAATACAAATTTCGACGAATTATTAAATGCAGGTTGTCACTTTGGACACCTTACCCGTAAATGGAATCCTAAAATGGCTCCGTATATTTTCATGGAGCGTAATGATATCCACATTATTGACCTGAACAAAACAGCCATCATGTTGGACAAGGCAAGTGCAGCTTTGAAACAGATCGCTAAATCAGGTAGAAGAATTCTGTTTGTTGCAACAAAGAAACAGGCTAAGGACATTGTTGCTGAAAAAATTTCTAATATCAACATGCCGTTCGTGACTGAAAGATGGCCGGGTGGTATGTTGACCAACTTCCCGACAATTCGTAAAGCCGTGAAGAAAATGACCACCATCGACAAGATGGAAAAAGACGGTACATTCTCTCACCTTTCAAAACGGGAAAAACTTCAGATCTCTCGTCAAAGAGCAAAATTGGAAAAGAACTTGGGTAGCATCGCTGACCTGACTCGTCTTCCGGCAGCTCTTTTCGTGGTTGACGTGATGAAGGAGTACATCGCTGTAAAAGAAGCTAACACGTTGGGAATTCCAGTATTCGCTATCGTGGACACGAACTCAAACCCGGAAGGAATTGACTTCGTAATCCCGGCTAACGACGACGCATCAACTTCTATTTCTTTAATTATCGACAAGGTAGCCGGAGCCATCAAAGAGGGTCTGACCGAAAGAAAAGCCGAAAGAGAGAAAGAAGGAGACAAGAAAGGTGCCGAGAAAGTTGAGGCTCAGGATGAAGTAGCTGAAGTAAGCGAAACCGCTTCTGAAGAATAG